The Centroberyx gerrardi isolate f3 chromosome 7, fCenGer3.hap1.cur.20231027, whole genome shotgun sequence genome contains a region encoding:
- the LOC139932084 gene encoding apoptosis regulator BAX-like has translation MASPTGGGNGNGNNWLKDFIVERVRRHGDSNAVATRAQLGGGELCDPNHKKLAMCLEDIGKELDENEELQRMINNSSLNPTKEVFMRVATEIFSDGKFSWGRMVVLFYFAGRLGNKAVVNQIVNWTREQGGWKRIRSHFDSSTWQTLGIFSAGVLTTFLVTAGD, from the exons ATGGCATCGCCAACGGGAGGAG GGAATGGTAACGGAAATAATTGGCTAAAGGA TTTCATCGTTGAGCGGGTTCGTCGGCATGGGGACAGCAATGCTGTAGCGACCCGGGCacagctgggtggaggagagctgtgTGACCCAAACCACAAGAAGCTTGCCATGTGCCTGGAGGATATTGGAAAAGAGCTGGATGAAAATGAAGAGCTCCAAAG GATGATAAATAATTCTTCACTCAATCCAACAAAGGAGGTTTTCATGAGAGTTGCCACTGAGATCTTTTCTGATGGAAAATTCAGCTGGGGCAGGATGGTTGTACTCTTCTACTTTGCCGGTCGGTTGGGTAACAAA GCTGTGGTGAATCAAATTGTCAACTGGACCAGGGAGCAAGGTGGCTGG AAGAGAATTCGTTCTCACTTCGACAGTTCCACTTGGCAGACGTTGGGAATTTTCTCAGCTGGTGTTCTCACCACTTTTCTGGTCACTGCGGGGGATTGA
- the LOC139932085 gene encoding uncharacterized protein LOC139932085 isoform X1 encodes MASPTGRGESGNGKDQTLEVGTALLKDFIHERVQRHGDSNTEVTRAQLGERELSESERKIVQQLGEMVRILGQRLFREQAARDRILSAFDTPTCQTLAVFLAGVLTTFLVTEGD; translated from the exons ATGGCGTCGCCAACGGGAAGGGGTGAATCAG GGAATGGTAAAGATCAGACACTGGAAGTGGGAACTGCTTTGCTAAAGGA TTTCATCCATGAGCGGGTTCAGCGGCATGGAGACAGCAATACAGAAGTGACCCGGGCACAACTGGGTGAGAGAGAGCTGTCTGAGTCAGAACGGAAGATTGTCCAGCAGCTGGGTGAGATGGTGCGCATTCTAGGGCAAAG ATTGTTCAGGGAGCAAGCTGCCAGG GACAGAATTCTTTCTGCCTTTGATACTCCTACTTGCCAGACGTTGGCAGTTTTCTTAGCTGGTGTTCTCACCACTTTTCTGGTCACTGAGGGGGATTGA
- the LOC139932085 gene encoding uncharacterized protein LOC139932085 isoform X3, which translates to MASPTGRGESGNGKDQTLEVGTALLKDFIHERVQRHGDSNTEVTRAQLGERELSESERKIVQQLGEMIVQGASCQGQNSFCL; encoded by the exons ATGGCGTCGCCAACGGGAAGGGGTGAATCAG GGAATGGTAAAGATCAGACACTGGAAGTGGGAACTGCTTTGCTAAAGGA TTTCATCCATGAGCGGGTTCAGCGGCATGGAGACAGCAATACAGAAGTGACCCGGGCACAACTGGGTGAGAGAGAGCTGTCTGAGTCAGAACGGAAGATTGTCCAGCAGCTGGGTGAGATG ATTGTTCAGGGAGCAAGCTGCCAGG GACAGAATTCTTTCTGCCTTTGA
- the LOC139932085 gene encoding uncharacterized protein LOC139932085 isoform X2, whose product MASPTGRGESGNGKDQTLEVGTALLKDFIHERVQRHGDSNTEVTRAQLGERELSESERKIVQQLDCSGSKLPGTEFFLPLILLLARRWQFS is encoded by the exons ATGGCGTCGCCAACGGGAAGGGGTGAATCAG GGAATGGTAAAGATCAGACACTGGAAGTGGGAACTGCTTTGCTAAAGGA TTTCATCCATGAGCGGGTTCAGCGGCATGGAGACAGCAATACAGAAGTGACCCGGGCACAACTGGGTGAGAGAGAGCTGTCTGAGTCAGAACGGAAGATTGTCCAGCAGCTGG ATTGTTCAGGGAGCAAGCTGCCAGG GACAGAATTCTTTCTGCCTTTGATACTCCTACTTGCCAGACGTTGGCAGTTTTCTTAG
- the LOC139932081 gene encoding apoptosis regulator BAX-like → MASPTGGGESGNGKDQILEVGTALLKDFIHERVQRHGDSNTEVTRAQLGERELSDPVHRKLAQRLREINDSLDGNEKLQRMINDYTKQGPARKVFMDVAAEVFADGNVSWARVAALSYFAGRLGYRAAVSEIVNWIRDQGGWERIRSHFGSSTWQTLAVFSAGVLTSFLVTVRS, encoded by the exons ATGGCGTCGCCAACGGGAGGAGGTGAATCAG GGAATGGTAAAGATCAGATACTGGAAGTGGGAACTGCTTTGCTAAAGGA TTTCATCCATGAGCGGGTTCAGCGACATGGAGACAGCAATACAGAAGTGACCCGGGCACAACTGGGTGAGAGAGAGCTGTCTGACCCAGTCCACAGGAAGCTTGCCCAGAGGCTGCGGGAGATTAATGACTCGCTGGATGGCAATGAAAAGCTCCAAAG GATGATAAACGATTACACCAAACAAGGTCCAGCAAGGAAAGTTTTCATGGATGTTGCTGCTGAGGTCTTTGCTGATGGAAATGTCAGCTGGGCCAGGGTGGCTGCTCTGTCCTACTTTGCCGGTCGGTTGGGCTACAGA GCTGCGGTGAGTGAAATTGTCAACTGGATCAGGGACCAAGGTGGCTGG GAGAGAATTCGTTCTCACTTCGGCAGTTCCACTTGGCAGACGCTGGCAGTTTTCTCAGCTGGTGTTCTCACCAGTTTTCTGGTGACTGTGAGGAGCTGA
- the map3k14a gene encoding mitogen-activated protein kinase kinase kinase 14 → MAVRQRIFNSTAPFSGSSQVNLKGSHPSCPTPDQEAEAEEEGGKESKMDMSRFTSSLKKALTQGTAEQVGERPLKNSPFIAQAVCETQDSQEFSPSCSERSYVPSPNCFSSSLSSEHNNVACPTTASIQEPISSPTPRKKARKRQKRKEKKKEERKREKQRQRHRVPSGVPEQESGSSPVQIQEEVSESLGGRSISSASFSSSVESSQVQDRGPPPYSRQIYSRVSSCTPLGWSDQVCGLSNFASYGQDSDTDSSLSSVGDCTLALAGLRGSVSQGDPCYARPFIKDVERDVREEEEEELSATNSVINEGIIFYNENIQPVDSEYREGREYVLSKFIKEGSYGEVHSAKDVNTGFRFAAKKVALKSFSSEEVGAWSALKSPRVVELFGVVREGPYVVLLMDHKSGSLGQLIAERGRLPEDLSLHYHWQVLAALEYLVKKRVVHLDIKADNVLLSEDGRDTFLCDFGHSERLDNHGQSLSGSKDLKGTETHMAPEIVNEQPRGAKADVWSSCCMLLHMLNGCQPWTRYYTCRLYLKIAHEPPPLREIPPDCSLLTAEVIKAGLQKDPVARASASNLKERTARALKDVGGLTSPARGPYTEPLHIVDKPPDSLQHPTSRVDSDSDSEFEEKVVISGKEEELEDDDDDDDDDAENEADADTKSEQGSPLRLQTLISEPNHQMGNVTTTVSELELRKLERDFYLSSLSQLHSAEIQEQLLSCLSSDCYSNREPWDKKDSGRWSMSPGDDFSSGVFSYNSQPDGQVFSMDWLGHTPLPPPSCFEGVDVCIRDFNRRSIRIRETRRVKVGHIATGISDQISERVFTLETQEGQQVAHDEEVQESGLELCCVSAPDFSPAWRWRIRDGLLETR, encoded by the exons ATGGCAGTGAGGCAGAGGATTTTCAACTCGACCGCACCGTTCTCCGGGTCGTCCCAAGTTAACTTGAAGGGATCCCACCCGAGCTGCCCAACCCCGGACCAGGAGgcagaggcggaggaggagggggggaaggaaagCAAAATGGACATGTCTCGTTTTACCTCCAGTCTAAAGAAGGCGCTGACACAAGGGACTGCAGAGCAAGTGGGAGAAAGGCCATTGAAGAACTCGCCCTTCATTGCTCAGGCTGTTT gtgaaaCCCAGGACTCCCAAGAATTTAGCCCATCCTGTTCTGAACGCTCCTATGTTCCCTCCCCCAACTGCTTCAGCAGCAG tCTTTCCTCGGAGCACAACAACGTGGCATGCCCGACGACCGCCTCCATCCAGGAACCTATCAGCTCCCCGACCCCGAGGAAGAAGGCCCGGAAGAGACAGAAGcgcaaggagaaaaagaaagaggagaggaagagggagaagcagCGACAGAGACATCGAGTGCCTTCTGGAGTCCCTGAACAAGAGAGCGGAAGTTCTCCGGTCCAGATCCAG GAGGAGGTGTCGGAGTCTCTCGGGGGGAGAAGCATCAGCAGCGCTTCTTTCAGCAGCAGTGTTGAAAGCTCACAAGTGCAGGACAGGGGCCCTCCTCCGTACAGCCGACAGATCTACAGCAGGGTCTCCAGCTGCACTCCTCTGGGTTGGAGCGACCAGGTGTGCGGCCTCTCAAACTTCGCTTCCTATGGGCAGGACAGCGACACAGACTCCTCCCTCAGCAGTGTGGGAGACTGCACTCTGGCCCTGGCCGGCCTCAGGGGCAGCGTCAGTCAGGGGGACCCGTGCTACGCACGCCCCTTTATCAAAGACGTGGAGCGGGATgtgcgggaggaggaggaggaggagctatCGGCAACCAATTCTGTCATCAATGAGGGAATCATCTTTTACAATGAA AACATTCAACCTGTGGATTCTGAatacagggaggggagggagtaCGTCCTCTCGAAGTTCATCAAGGAAGGCTCCTACGGCGAAGTGCACAGTGCTAAAGATGTCAACACAGGCTTCAGATTCGCTGCCAAAAAG GTCGCCCTGAAGAGTTTCAGCAGTGAGGAGGTGGGTGCGTGGAGTGCCCTCAAGTCTCCCCGTGTGGTGGAACTCTTTGGTGTGGTCAGAGAGGGGCCTTATGTCGTCCTCCTGATGGACCACAAATCTG GCTCCCTGGGCCAGCTGATAGCTGAGCGGGGCCGGCTGCCCGAGGACCTGAGCCTCCACTACCACTGGCAAGTCCTGGCAGCGCTGGAGTACTTAGTGAAGAAAAGAGTGGTGCATCTAGACATAAAGG CTGACAACGTGTTGCTGTCAGAGGACGGTAGAGACACCTTCCTGTGTGACTTTGGACACTCAGAGAGACTCGACAATCACGGACAGAGCCTCAGTGGGTCCAAAG ATCTGAAGGGCACAGAGACTCACATGGCCCCTGAGATTGTAAATGAGCAACCCCGAGGAGCCAAAGCAGATGTGTGGAGCAGCTGCTGTATGTTACTgcacatgctcaatgggtgtcAGCCTTGGACGCGTTACTACACCTGTAGACTTTACCTGAAG ATTGCCCACGAGCCTCCGCCTCTGAGAGAGATCCCTCCTGACTGTAGTCTCCTCACGGCTGAAGTTATAAAGGCGGGACTTCAGAAGGACCCAGTCGCGAGAGCGTCAGCATCCAACCTCAAAGAAAGAACAGCCAGAGCTCTGAAAGATG TGGGAGGACTGACCAGCCCGGCGAGGGGACCCTACACAGAGCCCCTGCATATTGTTGACAAACCTCCCGACTCCCTGCAACACCCCACCAGCAGAGtcgactctgactctgactcagAGTTTGAGGAGAAAGTGGTGATCtcagggaaggaggaggagctggaggatgatgatgatgatgatgatgatgatgcagagaATGAGGCTGATGCTGATACGAAGTCAGAGCAAGGCTCACCTCTCCGTCTGCAAACGCTCATCTCTGAACCAAACCACCAGATGGGCAACGTTACCACCACCGTCTCCGAACTTGAGCTACGCAAACTGGAGCGAG ATTTCTACCTGAGCAGTCTGTCCCAGCTGCACTCTGCTGAGATACAGGAGCAGCTGTTGTCTTGCCTCAGCAGTGACTGTTACTCCAATCGGGAACCATGGGACAAAAAG GACTCTGGCCGCTGGTCCATGAGCCCAGGAGACGACTTCAGCTCCGGTGTGTTCTCCTACAACAGTCAACCAGATGGACAGGTTTTCAGTATGGACTGGCTGGGTCACACGCCGCTCCCACCACCCTCCTGTTTTGAGG GGGTGGACGTCTGCATCAGAGACTTCAACAGGAGAAGCATCCGGATCAGAGAGACGCGCCGGGTGAAGGTGGGCCACATCGCCACTGGAATCAGCGATCAG ATCTCCGAGAGGGTTTTCACCTTGGAGACCCAGGAGGGCCAGCAGGTCGCCCACGATGAGGAGGTGCAGGAGTCCGGGCTGGagctctgctgtgtttctgcgCCAGACTTCAGCCCCGCCTGGAGATGGAGGATCAGAGACGGGTTGCTGGAGACGAGATAG